One window from the genome of Bacillus kexueae encodes:
- the dat gene encoding D-amino-acid transaminase, which yields MAIAYSNGTFIDLDEKVIPIDERGHQFGDGVYEVIRVYDGKPFMLKEHIERLIQSGKAIKLKIDENVETYEELIQEGISRSGLRNCDVYLQITRGIAPRNHLFPNAPVSITMTVKPAKEMPKENRENGVRAIFHPDERWAKCFIKSLNLLPNILAKQEAFEKGCFEAIMHKEGYVTEGTSSNVFIVKDGAIYTTPLTENILPGITRIAVKQLVNRLNIPFVEKNVTTTELLKADEVFITSTTAEVLPVVEVEGNTIGSGKVGAVTSTLYAAFQQVAKGETIHERH from the coding sequence ATGGCAATAGCTTATAGCAATGGAACGTTTATTGATTTAGATGAAAAAGTAATTCCGATTGATGAACGGGGGCATCAGTTTGGCGATGGCGTGTACGAAGTAATTCGTGTATATGATGGAAAACCTTTCATGTTAAAAGAGCATATTGAAAGACTGATTCAAAGTGGAAAAGCGATCAAATTAAAGATAGACGAGAACGTAGAAACGTACGAAGAGCTTATTCAAGAAGGCATCAGCCGCTCTGGTTTACGAAATTGCGATGTGTATTTGCAAATTACTCGAGGAATTGCCCCGCGCAATCATTTATTTCCGAATGCGCCTGTATCCATTACCATGACGGTGAAGCCGGCAAAAGAAATGCCGAAAGAAAACCGTGAAAACGGGGTCAGAGCGATTTTTCATCCGGATGAACGGTGGGCAAAATGCTTTATAAAGTCACTTAACTTATTACCTAATATTTTAGCGAAGCAAGAAGCATTTGAAAAAGGATGCTTTGAAGCAATCATGCACAAAGAGGGGTATGTAACGGAAGGAACAAGCTCCAACGTATTTATCGTAAAAGATGGGGCCATTTACACCACGCCGTTAACTGAAAATATTTTACCAGGGATTACGCGAATAGCTGTGAAACAATTGGTAAATCGATTAAATATCCCGTTTGTCGAAAAAAACGTGACGACGACTGAGCTGTTAAAAGCAGATGAAGTCTTTATCACGAGTACGACGGCGGAAGTGTTACCGGTCGTTGAAGTAGAAGGGAATACCATCGGAAGTGGGAAAGTAGGGGCTGTAACGTCTACATTATATGCTGCCTTTCAGCAAGTAGCAAAAGGAGAAACGATCCATGAACGTCATTGA
- a CDS encoding amidohydrolase gives MRTLITNGQILTFNAKEHQVEALVCENGKIIDLGTYEDMKLQHGIHITNTIDLHGKTAIPGLIDSHLHLSGVITPFLELDLTGVRSKDEMLNKIKEEADRLQEGEWITGRGWDENLFPDKSIPTMEELDHVSPQNPLFLGRVCGHAFLANQLAFSICQVDEHTTPPQGGEIVRNAQKEPTGLILETASTLFTKHIPSKSYEQIKHALKKAMNYCLSLGLTSLHTNDPLYLGGFDQTYRLYDELLNQEQVGIRTNLLIDYPFLEELVDRNMYTGYGSEWLTIGAIKLFADGALGRRTALLSEPYEDANEQCGNAIHTEAELLEIFRKIRAHHFPVAVHTIGDQAVENVLNMLDQFPSVEKRDRIIHASILREALIPRLAKNSLVVDIQPRFIVSDFPWIEERIGKKRAQFAYPFRTMLQMGVLCAGGSDAPIEPVDPLLGIHAAVTRRKIEESHEGYIPNEKLSRMEAIQLYTMGGAIATNEENVKGTLARGKYADLTVLSENILELEKDDDIVHTNIEMTITNGNVAYVRHQ, from the coding sequence ATGCGAACGCTCATAACAAATGGTCAAATTTTGACCTTCAATGCAAAAGAACATCAAGTGGAAGCGCTTGTTTGCGAAAACGGGAAGATAATCGATCTCGGTACGTATGAGGACATGAAGCTTCAACACGGAATACATATTACGAATACGATTGATTTACATGGGAAGACTGCGATTCCGGGTTTGATTGATAGTCACTTACATCTATCCGGAGTGATTACGCCTTTTTTAGAGCTTGATTTAACGGGAGTTCGTTCGAAAGACGAAATGTTAAACAAGATAAAGGAGGAAGCGGATCGTTTACAGGAGGGCGAGTGGATTACGGGGCGAGGCTGGGATGAGAATTTATTTCCAGATAAATCAATCCCAACGATGGAGGAGTTAGATCACGTATCTCCACAAAACCCACTATTTTTAGGAAGAGTGTGTGGGCATGCGTTTTTAGCGAATCAATTGGCCTTTTCGATTTGTCAAGTTGATGAACATACGACGCCACCACAAGGAGGAGAAATTGTTCGTAATGCTCAGAAAGAGCCGACGGGACTCATTTTAGAGACTGCATCCACGTTGTTTACAAAGCATATTCCGTCAAAAAGCTATGAGCAAATTAAACACGCGCTCAAAAAAGCGATGAACTATTGTTTATCTTTAGGGTTAACTTCCTTACATACAAATGACCCGCTCTATTTAGGTGGATTTGACCAGACGTATCGTTTATACGATGAGCTGTTGAATCAAGAGCAAGTTGGTATTCGAACAAATTTGCTCATTGATTATCCATTTTTGGAAGAATTAGTAGATCGAAACATGTACACGGGATATGGATCTGAGTGGCTCACGATTGGAGCGATTAAATTGTTTGCTGATGGGGCGCTTGGAAGGCGTACGGCTCTCTTATCCGAACCGTATGAAGATGCGAACGAACAGTGTGGGAATGCGATTCATACGGAAGCGGAGCTTTTGGAGATTTTTCGGAAGATTCGTGCCCACCATTTTCCGGTTGCCGTGCATACAATTGGGGACCAAGCAGTGGAAAATGTGCTGAATATGTTAGACCAATTCCCTTCAGTTGAAAAACGAGACCGAATCATTCATGCTTCTATTTTACGAGAAGCGTTAATTCCTCGACTAGCAAAAAATAGCCTAGTAGTTGATATTCAACCTCGTTTTATTGTTAGTGATTTTCCGTGGATTGAAGAGCGCATCGGAAAAAAACGTGCCCAATTTGCGTATCCTTTCCGAACGATGCTTCAAATGGGAGTGCTTTGTGCAGGTGGTTCAGATGCACCAATCGAGCCAGTTGACCCATTACTTGGCATTCACGCTGCGGTGACGAGGAGAAAAATAGAAGAATCACATGAAGGATATATTCCAAATGAGAAGTTGAGTCGTATGGAGGCTATTCAGTTGTATACAATGGGTGGTGCGATTGCAACGAATGAAGAGAATGTAAAAGGAACACTCGCTCGTGGAAAATATGCAGACTTGACGGTTTTATCCGAAAATATATTGGAACTTGAAAAAGATGATGACATCGTTCATACAAATATTGAAATGACGATTACAAATGGAAATGTCGCCTACGTACGACATCAATAA
- a CDS encoding YitT family protein: protein MRTAVLKNKTTYISAKWLDVFYILLGSSIVAISYNVFLLPNYIASGGVSGISIMLEALFGWEPAYIIWGINIPLLIAGHFLLGKSETVKSILGSLFLPFVVYSTSHFPAATTDPLLGAIFGGVGVGIGLGIVFMGHGSTGGTALAAKIIHKFSSLTLGKSIVLLDGLIVLCSIVVFDIQQGLYALISLYTISKSIDLIQTGLNRTKTSLIITDKEEEVRTAIFHQIDRGVTRLSAQGGYTNSIRPMLMCVVDQSEFTKLKNIVKKVDPKAFVVVMDSSEVLGEGFSQQ from the coding sequence ATGCGCACAGCCGTTTTAAAAAATAAAACGACGTACATATCCGCAAAATGGTTGGACGTTTTCTATATATTACTTGGCTCGAGCATTGTCGCGATTAGTTATAACGTTTTCTTACTTCCAAACTACATCGCTTCAGGCGGTGTTAGCGGCATAAGCATTATGCTTGAAGCCCTTTTCGGATGGGAGCCTGCCTACATTATTTGGGGGATTAACATACCACTATTGATTGCCGGGCATTTTTTACTTGGAAAATCAGAAACTGTGAAATCCATTCTCGGCTCACTTTTTTTACCGTTTGTTGTGTATTCAACGAGTCACTTTCCAGCAGCCACAACGGACCCACTTTTAGGGGCCATTTTCGGTGGAGTTGGGGTCGGGATCGGTCTTGGCATTGTGTTCATGGGTCACGGGTCAACTGGGGGAACAGCTCTAGCTGCCAAAATAATTCATAAATTCTCATCGCTTACACTCGGAAAAAGCATTGTGTTGTTGGACGGTTTAATTGTCCTTTGTTCAATTGTCGTATTTGACATTCAACAAGGGTTATATGCACTTATTTCTTTATATACGATTAGTAAATCCATTGATTTAATTCAAACAGGATTAAACCGTACGAAAACGTCACTTATTATTACCGATAAAGAAGAGGAAGTGCGCACTGCGATTTTTCATCAAATCGATCGCGGGGTGACGCGTCTTTCCGCGCAGGGTGGCTATACGAACTCCATTCGTCCCATGCTTATGTGTGTTGTCGACCAATCAGAATTTACAAAACTAAAAAACATCGTCAAAAAAGTCGATCCGAAAGCGTTCGTCGTCGTGATGGACTCATCTGAAGTGTTAGGGGAAGGATTTTCGCAGCAATAA
- a CDS encoding cell wall hydrolase, which produces MKLKKLVATSIVAITTFVGAFTAEAATSYKVQPGDTFWKIGTKHGVSVSYLMKYNNRTSHLLYAGETIQIPSTVTSAEKDLLARLVEAEAKGEPYAGKVAVATVVLNRVDSSLFPNTINGVIYQPSQFTPVQNGAIHNTPSAESKRAVQEALAFRGQGSGSLYFYNPQKTSNQWLRSKQVTVVIGNHVFAK; this is translated from the coding sequence ATGAAACTTAAAAAATTAGTAGCCACATCCATCGTAGCCATTACAACATTCGTAGGTGCTTTCACAGCGGAGGCAGCTACTTCTTATAAAGTACAGCCTGGTGACACGTTCTGGAAGATTGGCACAAAGCATGGCGTATCAGTCTCGTATTTAATGAAGTATAACAATCGTACGTCTCATTTGTTGTATGCAGGGGAAACGATTCAAATCCCATCAACTGTTACGTCGGCTGAAAAAGATTTATTAGCACGATTAGTAGAAGCGGAAGCGAAGGGAGAGCCGTATGCTGGAAAGGTAGCCGTTGCGACAGTCGTCTTGAACCGTGTCGATAGTTCACTATTCCCGAACACAATTAATGGTGTTATCTATCAACCTAGTCAATTTACTCCTGTTCAAAATGGAGCGATTCATAATACACCAAGTGCTGAATCGAAGCGTGCGGTGCAAGAAGCATTAGCTTTTCGTGGACAAGGAAGCGGTTCCTTATACTTCTATAATCCACAAAAAACATCCAATCAATGGTTACGTTCGAAGCAAGTAACTGTTGTGATTGGAAACCACGTTTTCGCAAAGTAA
- a CDS encoding LacI family DNA-binding transcriptional regulator, with the protein MAVTIKDVAKVANVSPSTVSRVIANNPRISEETKRKVRKAMDQLGYYPNFQARSLANKSTQTIGVIMPSSTNYAFQNPFFPEVLRGISVKAHEIGYGLYLSTGTKEDEIYQEVVSMVQGGRVDGIILLYSRVNDKVMNYLFEEKFPFIVVGRPNEHPDQITHVDNDNVSIAKQVTEYFIAHGHERIAFVGGDVDLVVTKDRLVGYKQALKEANIPFEPAYIVQERFLREGGREAIKELLSLPNPPTALVVADDIMAFGMMSHFEHLEIRVPDEISIISFNNVMLAEYSKPPLTSVDINIFQLGYEAANCLNERMQNPNVLAKRITIPAKMIERQSCKKLS; encoded by the coding sequence ATGGCAGTAACAATCAAAGATGTAGCAAAAGTGGCAAACGTTTCGCCATCTACCGTTTCGCGTGTTATTGCGAACAACCCTAGAATTAGTGAGGAAACGAAGCGAAAAGTTCGAAAAGCGATGGACCAGCTAGGTTATTATCCGAATTTTCAAGCGAGAAGCTTAGCGAATAAAAGCACGCAAACCATTGGGGTCATTATGCCGAGTTCTACGAATTATGCGTTTCAAAACCCGTTTTTCCCAGAAGTGTTGCGCGGGATTAGTGTGAAAGCACATGAAATCGGGTATGGTCTTTATTTATCAACCGGAACGAAAGAAGACGAAATTTATCAAGAAGTCGTCTCGATGGTTCAAGGCGGTCGAGTAGATGGCATTATTTTATTGTACTCCCGCGTAAACGACAAAGTCATGAACTATTTATTTGAAGAAAAATTTCCGTTCATCGTTGTCGGGAGGCCAAATGAACATCCTGATCAAATTACCCACGTGGATAACGATAACGTCAGCATTGCAAAGCAAGTAACGGAATATTTTATTGCACATGGACATGAGCGAATTGCTTTTGTGGGTGGAGATGTTGATCTTGTTGTGACAAAGGATCGTTTAGTTGGGTATAAACAAGCGTTAAAAGAAGCGAACATTCCGTTTGAACCTGCATACATCGTACAAGAACGCTTTTTGCGAGAAGGGGGAAGAGAAGCAATCAAAGAATTGCTATCCCTTCCAAATCCACCAACGGCACTCGTTGTGGCAGACGACATCATGGCGTTTGGGATGATGAGCCATTTTGAACATTTAGAAATTCGTGTTCCTGATGAAATCTCGATTATTAGTTTCAACAACGTGATGCTAGCGGAATACTCGAAGCCTCCGTTGACGTCAGTGGACATTAACATTTTTCAGCTCGGATATGAGGCGGCGAATTGTTTAAATGAACGAATGCAAAACCCGAACGTATTAGCGAAACGGATCACCATTCCAGCGAAAATGATTGAGCGTCAATCGTGTAAAAAGCTTTCGTAA
- a CDS encoding transposase, which produces MRKQYDQEYKEYVAKLIVEEGRKQTGVAYELEIATSTVGRWVKNYREKMEQSKNSESNLTPSEVEKLMKKHQREVEKLREENEILKKAMHIFKQNQE; this is translated from the coding sequence ATGAGAAAACAGTATGATCAGGAATATAAAGAGTATGTAGCCAAGTTAATTGTTGAAGAAGGGCGTAAACAAACAGGTGTTGCATATGAACTTGAAATTGCAACCTCTACGGTTGGAAGATGGGTGAAAAATTATCGAGAAAAGATGGAACAAAGCAAGAACTCCGAAAGTAATTTAACCCCATCAGAAGTTGAAAAGTTGATGAAGAAGCATCAACGTGAAGTCGAAAAACTAAGAGAAGAGAATGAAATCTTAAAAAAGGCCATGCACATCTTTAAGCAAAACCAGGAGTAA
- a CDS encoding dipeptidase, with the protein MNVIDLHCDALWKLAESKRKLSYDSAEELDTNKKRLREGKIKVQSYAIFIEPEVRADEKFQAALTQIDTFYQEVLGKNSEMKHIKRWEDFDTLKDGEIGAMLTLEGVDPIGNNLSKLRILYELGVMSVGLTWNYANLAADGALEPRGAGLTLLGKNIVKLNNEQNVLTDVSHLCERSFWDVMELADYPIASHSNARALCDHPRNLTDEQIKAMFEKGGLIHVVYHPYFLRKDGNATLSDIVKHIDHLCALGGEGQIGLGSDFDGIDEKVVGLEDAGKTQALIEELLKHFSEEQVRGFAYENFLNHRPHLNK; encoded by the coding sequence ATGAACGTCATTGATTTACATTGTGATGCATTATGGAAGTTAGCCGAATCAAAACGGAAGCTATCCTATGATTCAGCTGAAGAACTAGATACAAATAAAAAGAGATTACGAGAAGGAAAAATTAAGGTTCAAAGCTACGCGATTTTTATCGAGCCGGAAGTGCGAGCTGATGAAAAGTTTCAAGCGGCCTTGACTCAGATTGATACTTTTTACCAAGAGGTGCTCGGAAAAAATAGCGAGATGAAACATATTAAGCGGTGGGAAGACTTTGATACGTTAAAAGATGGGGAGATTGGCGCGATGCTAACGCTTGAAGGAGTTGACCCGATCGGTAACAATTTAAGCAAGCTTCGAATTTTGTATGAACTTGGGGTCATGAGCGTTGGTCTTACATGGAATTATGCGAATTTAGCGGCAGATGGTGCCCTAGAGCCCCGTGGAGCAGGTTTAACGCTTCTTGGAAAAAACATCGTGAAACTGAATAATGAACAGAATGTGTTGACGGACGTTTCCCATTTATGCGAACGCTCTTTTTGGGATGTGATGGAGCTTGCCGATTATCCAATAGCAAGTCACAGTAATGCCCGTGCTTTATGTGATCATCCGCGTAATTTAACAGATGAACAAATCAAGGCCATGTTTGAAAAAGGTGGTCTAATTCACGTCGTCTATCACCCATATTTTCTTCGAAAAGATGGCAACGCGACGCTTTCAGACATCGTTAAACATATCGACCATTTGTGCGCATTAGGTGGAGAAGGCCAGATCGGACTTGGCTCAGACTTTGATGGCATTGATGAGAAAGTAGTAGGACTTGAGGATGCTGGAAAAACGCAAGCGCTTATCGAAGAATTGCTGAAGCACTTTTCAGAAGAGCAGGTAAGAGGATTCGCCTACGAAAACTTTTTAAATCATCGACCGCATTTGAATAAGTAA
- a CDS encoding nitric oxide synthase oxygenase: MDLNLFEKAKEFITLCYHELKKETEIDDRLNEIQTEINKTGTYTHTYEELSHGAKMAWRNSNRCIGRLFWSSLHVFDERHVTTEEEVYHALCRHIDYATNDGKIRPSITIFRPEGVRIWNHQLLRYAGYETNEGIIGDPASVTLTKVAESLGWNGEKTNFDLLPLIIQMDDRSPKWFPIPKDIVLEVEITHPEKDDFRELGLKWYSVPIISDMKLEIGGIEYKAAPFNGWYMETEIGARNFADETRYNMLPAVAELFQLDQRHNATLWKDKALIELNIAVLHSFKEKGVSIVDHHTAAKQFQHFEEQEGKCGRDITGDWTWLIPPVSPATTHIFHCSYEDKIVSPNYFYQEKPYEKDSL; the protein is encoded by the coding sequence TTGGATTTAAATCTTTTTGAAAAAGCGAAAGAGTTTATTACGCTTTGCTACCATGAATTAAAGAAGGAGACCGAAATTGACGATCGGTTGAACGAAATACAAACAGAAATAAACAAGACGGGAACATATACTCATACATATGAAGAACTATCGCATGGGGCTAAAATGGCGTGGCGAAACAGCAATCGCTGTATTGGACGGCTCTTTTGGTCTTCGTTGCACGTATTTGATGAGCGACACGTAACGACTGAAGAAGAAGTATATCACGCGCTTTGCCGACATATCGACTATGCGACGAATGATGGGAAAATTAGACCTTCTATCACGATTTTCCGTCCAGAAGGTGTTCGAATTTGGAATCATCAGCTCCTTCGCTATGCGGGATATGAGACCAATGAAGGCATCATAGGTGACCCTGCCTCCGTTACGTTAACGAAAGTGGCGGAATCTTTAGGATGGAATGGGGAAAAAACGAATTTTGACTTGTTGCCTCTTATCATTCAAATGGACGATCGCTCGCCTAAATGGTTTCCGATTCCGAAAGACATTGTCCTAGAAGTCGAGATTACCCATCCAGAAAAGGATGATTTTCGCGAACTCGGTTTAAAATGGTATAGCGTTCCGATTATTTCTGATATGAAACTAGAAATTGGCGGAATAGAATACAAGGCAGCACCGTTTAATGGCTGGTACATGGAAACAGAAATCGGAGCGCGCAACTTTGCGGACGAAACACGGTATAATATGCTTCCTGCTGTGGCAGAACTGTTTCAATTGGATCAAAGACATAACGCTACACTTTGGAAAGACAAAGCTTTAATTGAGTTAAACATTGCTGTTCTTCATTCGTTTAAAGAAAAGGGAGTAAGCATTGTCGACCACCATACAGCCGCCAAACAATTTCAACATTTTGAAGAACAAGAAGGGAAATGTGGAAGGGACATCACAGGGGACTGGACGTGGCTTATCCCACCAGTGTCACCCGCAACGACACATATCTTTCATTGTTCGTATGAAGACAAAATCGTTTCACCAAATTACTTCTATCAAGAAAAGCCATATGAAAAAGACAGCCTATAA
- a CDS encoding histidine phosphatase family protein, protein MVTIYLTRHGQTEWNVEKRMQGWLDSPLTEEGKKAVEHLGERLKDVSFDAIYHSPSLRTDQTANILLNHLTIDRVEKDERLKEIHLGHWEAKTQAELKELYTDDFHAFFNEPHHYEAKSGEHFHDVQERVISFLNDLLNKHQEGNILVVTHGVWLKVLMNYVKNEPLAQLWEGPFQHGTSLSILKVEDGQFIIEKEACTDHLMVAKR, encoded by the coding sequence TTGGTAACGATTTATTTAACGAGACACGGACAAACAGAGTGGAATGTCGAAAAACGAATGCAAGGGTGGCTCGATTCACCACTCACAGAGGAAGGGAAAAAAGCGGTGGAACACCTAGGTGAACGGCTAAAAGATGTCTCTTTTGATGCCATTTACCATAGTCCAAGCTTAAGAACGGATCAAACTGCAAATATTTTATTAAATCACTTAACGATTGATCGCGTTGAAAAAGATGAGCGATTAAAAGAAATTCATTTAGGACATTGGGAAGCCAAAACGCAAGCTGAGCTGAAAGAACTTTATACGGATGACTTCCATGCCTTTTTCAACGAGCCGCATCACTACGAAGCGAAAAGCGGTGAACACTTTCATGATGTTCAAGAACGCGTCATTTCATTTTTAAACGACCTGCTTAACAAGCATCAAGAGGGCAATATTTTAGTTGTCACGCATGGCGTTTGGCTAAAGGTCCTCATGAACTATGTGAAAAACGAGCCCCTTGCCCAATTATGGGAAGGACCGTTCCAGCACGGAACGTCCTTGAGTATTCTGAAAGTAGAAGACGGTCAATTCATCATTGAAAAAGAAGCGTGTACGGACCATTTAATGGTGGCCAAACGTTAA
- the thiC gene encoding phosphomethylpyrimidine synthase ThiC: MKLNMSYPASKKVYKIGSRDDIRVPFRQITLSDTKTERGTEPNAPIEVYDTSGLYTDDKYEPNVKKGLPPLRDSWINERNDVETKEEQNPSANLPFTRTIKRAKRGACVTQMHYAKRGIITPEMEFVAIRERMDPEFIREEVARGRAIIPSNINHPESEPMIIGRHFHVKINANIGNSVVSSSIEEEVEKMTWATYWGADTIMDLSTGKDIHETREYIIRNSPVPVGTVPIYQALEKVNGIAENLSWDVYKDTLIEQAEQGVDYFTIHAGVLLRYIPLTVDRLTGIVSRGGSIIAQWCLAHHEENFLYTHFNEICDICRTYDIAISLGDGLRPGSIADANDQAQLKELETLGELTKIAWEHDVQVMIEGPGHVPMHKIKENVDWQMEICQEAPFYTLGPLTTDIAPAYDHITSAIGAAMIGSFGTAMLCYVTPKEHLGLPNKDDVREGVIAYKIAAHAADLAKGHPGAQIRDDALSKARFEFRWYDQFHLSLDPERAMEYHDETLPSEGAKLAHFCSMCGPKFCSMKISHDLRKQQEVQNGMNEMAKEFTKRGSSIYQ; this comes from the coding sequence ATGAAATTAAACATGTCGTATCCAGCAAGCAAAAAGGTGTACAAAATAGGATCGCGGGACGATATACGAGTTCCGTTTCGGCAAATTACTCTTTCTGATACGAAAACAGAACGGGGCACAGAGCCAAATGCTCCAATTGAGGTGTACGATACAAGTGGCTTATACACGGATGATAAGTATGAGCCGAATGTCAAAAAAGGATTACCACCACTTCGAGACAGCTGGATTAATGAACGAAATGATGTGGAAACGAAGGAAGAGCAAAATCCTTCCGCTAACTTGCCATTTACCCGTACCATTAAGCGAGCGAAACGAGGAGCATGTGTGACACAAATGCATTATGCAAAACGAGGAATCATTACCCCAGAAATGGAGTTTGTTGCAATACGGGAACGGATGGATCCTGAGTTTATTCGAGAGGAAGTAGCGAGAGGACGGGCGATCATTCCTTCGAATATTAATCATCCAGAAAGTGAACCGATGATTATCGGTCGACATTTTCATGTGAAAATTAATGCGAACATCGGAAACTCGGTCGTGTCATCGTCCATTGAGGAAGAAGTTGAGAAAATGACGTGGGCGACGTATTGGGGAGCCGATACCATTATGGACCTATCTACAGGAAAGGACATTCACGAAACAAGAGAATACATTATCCGTAATTCACCTGTACCGGTTGGAACTGTGCCAATTTATCAAGCGTTAGAAAAAGTGAATGGCATAGCGGAAAACTTATCGTGGGATGTGTACAAAGACACCCTCATTGAGCAAGCGGAACAAGGCGTAGATTACTTCACGATTCATGCAGGCGTATTATTGCGGTACATACCGTTAACGGTTGACCGTTTAACAGGAATTGTTTCAAGGGGAGGCTCAATCATTGCCCAATGGTGTTTAGCACATCATGAGGAAAACTTTTTATACACGCACTTCAACGAAATTTGTGATATTTGCCGTACGTACGACATCGCAATTTCCCTTGGGGATGGCTTGCGACCAGGCTCCATTGCGGATGCGAATGATCAAGCGCAATTAAAAGAGCTAGAAACGTTAGGGGAACTAACAAAAATCGCATGGGAACATGATGTTCAGGTGATGATCGAAGGACCTGGTCATGTGCCGATGCACAAAATTAAAGAAAACGTTGATTGGCAAATGGAGATTTGTCAGGAAGCACCGTTTTACACATTAGGCCCTTTAACGACCGATATTGCCCCCGCCTATGACCACATAACATCTGCAATCGGCGCGGCGATGATTGGTTCGTTTGGCACGGCGATGCTCTGTTACGTAACGCCGAAAGAGCATTTAGGGCTACCAAATAAAGACGACGTGAGAGAAGGTGTGATTGCCTATAAAATTGCCGCACATGCAGCGGATTTAGCAAAGGGGCATCCTGGTGCACAAATCAGAGACGATGCACTCTCCAAAGCACGGTTTGAATTCAGATGGTACGATCAATTCCATCTGTCCCTTGACCCGGAACGTGCGATGGAGTATCACGATGAAACGTTGCCGAGTGAAGGAGCTAAATTGGCCCATTTTTGTTCCATGTGCGGGCCGAAATTTTGCTCCATGAAAATTTCACATGATCTGAGAAAGCAGCAAGAAGTTCAAAACGGGATGAACGAAATGGCAAAGGAGTTTACGAAACGTGGTTCAAGCATCTACCAATGA
- a CDS encoding GNAT family N-acetyltransferase, giving the protein MMIRQLTEQDRAQCLAFVSEKPAENLFIIGDIEAFGFDQEFQKIWGEFDENGELKAVLLKFNENYIPYATGTFNIEGFADIMNQDPEFSILSGLKHITEKFKPYIKHRSKEDRVLYYAKLEQMNSLELSLPHEEVKELTVEEIPKLVELYYKIPFKSAARNGAKSHQTSMEKGVARTYYIEREGKLVSVASTAAENSQSAMIVGVGTHPDYKRQGMATTVLTKLCKDMLKTGRTLCLFYDNPEAGSIYKRIGFEDIGMWTMFQYEQKIVKMS; this is encoded by the coding sequence ATGATGATCCGGCAATTGACAGAACAAGATCGCGCGCAATGTCTCGCTTTTGTTTCGGAAAAACCGGCGGAGAACCTATTTATCATCGGTGATATTGAAGCTTTTGGATTTGATCAAGAATTCCAGAAAATTTGGGGCGAATTTGATGAAAATGGGGAATTAAAAGCCGTCTTATTAAAATTTAATGAAAATTACATTCCATACGCAACAGGGACGTTTAATATAGAAGGATTCGCCGACATTATGAATCAGGATCCTGAATTTTCAATCCTCTCTGGATTAAAACATATAACAGAAAAGTTTAAGCCTTATATAAAACATCGTTCGAAAGAGGATCGCGTGCTTTATTACGCGAAGCTTGAACAGATGAACTCGCTTGAGCTCTCTCTTCCTCATGAAGAAGTAAAAGAGTTGACGGTTGAAGAAATTCCGAAATTAGTCGAGCTATATTACAAAATCCCGTTTAAAAGCGCAGCCCGAAACGGAGCGAAATCCCATCAAACAAGCATGGAAAAAGGGGTGGCGAGAACCTATTATATCGAACGAGAAGGAAAGCTCGTATCCGTAGCTTCAACTGCTGCAGAAAACTCCCAATCTGCCATGATTGTAGGTGTTGGAACCCACCCGGACTACAAACGACAAGGAATGGCCACAACTGTTTTAACAAAGCTTTGTAAAGATATGCTAAAGACCGGTCGAACACTTTGTCTTTTCTACGATAACCCGGAAGCTGGCTCAATTTATAAGCGGATAGGCTTTGAAGATATCGGAATGTGGACGATGTTTCAATATGAACAAAAAATAGTTAAAATGAGCTGA
- a CDS encoding DUF1540 domain-containing protein: MAQDVLCEVNNCKFWAQGNKCSAEAIYVVSHNGKQAKESEETDCKTFEPTSM, encoded by the coding sequence GTGGCACAAGACGTATTATGTGAAGTGAACAATTGTAAATTTTGGGCGCAAGGAAATAAGTGTAGCGCTGAGGCTATTTATGTCGTTAGTCATAATGGCAAGCAAGCAAAAGAGAGTGAAGAAACGGATTGTAAAACATTTGAACCAACTAGTATGTAA